The window CGACGAGTCGATCACCCGCAGGCCCTGGAGGCCGCGCACGCGCAGTTCGGAATCGACCACCGCCAGTTCGTCCTCACCCATGCGGCAGGAGCCGCAGGGGTGCATGGTGCTTTCCATGTTGGCGCGGACGAAGGCGTCGATCTCCTCGTCGGTCTGCACCTGCGGGCCGGGCGCCAGTTCCTCGCCACGGAAGCGGTCCATGGCCGGCTGGCCGATGATCTCGCGGGTCAGGCGCACGCAGCGGCGGAAGCCTTCGCGGTCCTCTTCGCTTTCCAGGTAGTTGAAGCGGATTTCCGGGTGCTGGTAGGGGTCGGCGGAGACGACGCGCACGTAGCCCCGGCTCTTGGGCTTGTTCGGCCCGGTGAGGATCATGAAGCCGTGGCCCTTGAACGGCTTGTCGCCGTCGTAACGCATCGCCGCCGGCAGGAAGTGGAACTGGATGTCGGGCCAGCGCAGGCCTTTGGAGGAGCGGATGAAGCCGCCGGCCTCGAAGTGGTTGCTCGCCCCCAGGCCATCCTTGAACAGCAGCCAGCGCAGGCCGATCAGCGCCTTGCCCAGCAGGCTCATCTTGCCGTTGAGGGTCACGGGCTCCTTGCAGGCGTACTGGATGTAGATTTCCGAGTGGTCCTGCAGGCTTTCGCCCACACCGGGCAGGTCGTGCAGCACCTCGATGCCGGCCTTGCGCAGCACCGCCGCCGGGCCGATGCCGGAACGCTGCAGCAGGTGCGGCGAGCCGATGGGGCCTGAGCTGACCAGCACTTCGCGGTTGCAGTAGACGGTGTGGGTCTTGCCGCCCTGGTCGTACTCCACGCCGATGGCGCGCTTGCCTTCGAGGAGGATGCGGCGGCTCATGGCGTGGGTCACCACGGTCAGGTTCGGCCGCTCCATAGCCGGGCGCAGGTAGGCGTTGGCGGTGGACCAGCGCACGCCGTTCTTCACCGTCATGTGCATGGCGCCGAAGCCTTCCTGCATGTAGCCGTTGCAGTCATCGGTCTTGATGTAGCCGGCCTCGGCGCCCGCCTCGACCCAGGCGCCGTACAGCGGGTTCTGCATGTTGTTGCCGTTGTTGGTGGAGAGCGGGCCGTCGGCGCCCCGGTAGTCATCGCCGCCGAACTTGTAGCCCTCGGCGCGCTTGAAGTACGGCAGGCAGTTGCGATAGCCCCAGCCCTTGGCGCCGAGGGATTCCCACTCGTCGAAGTCGTAGGCATGGCCGCGGATGTAGACCAGCCCGTTGATCGACGAGGAGCCCCCCAGCACCTTGCCGCGCGGGCAATGCAGGCGGCGGTTGTCGAGGTGCTTCTCGGCGGCCGTTTCGTAGCGCCAGTTGTACTTCCTGGTGTTCATCGGGATGGAGAAGGCACTGGGCATCTGGATTATCACGCTGCGGTCGCTGCCGCCGAACTCCAGGACCAGGACCGAGGTACGCGGGTCTTCGCTCAGGCGATTGGCCAGGACGCAGCCAGCCGAACCCGCACCAATGATGATGTAGTCGTATTTGTTGGTCATTTCGGATCTCTCTGGCGCGGGGGGCGCGCCCTTCGGTTACCAGGCCTTGCCCGTGGAGAAGTGCGGAGTGGTGCTCTCGATGTCGCGAATGAGGCGTTCCTCTTTCGCCAGGTCGAGCGACAGGCACAGCAGGTAGTAGGCGACGCCGGAGACGATCAGCCCGACCAGCCAAGCCATGTCGACGCCACCAATCATCTTCGCCAGGGGGCCGACGAACACTTCGTCGGTGCCGTTGTAGAGGGTGAAGAACGGGATCATCACCACGAAGCCGATCAGGTAGGCGATCAGCCCACGGCTGCCCCAGTGGCCGTAGATGTTGTCGTTCGGCAGGAAGAAGTGCGGGATGGCGTAGCGGCCCTTGCGCACGAAGAAGTAGTCGGTGAGGTTGACGGCGGTCCAGGGCACCAGGAAGTACAGCATCACCACTAGGTACATGTTGAGCACCGACAGGCCCGAGCCGGAGGCGTTGATGGTGACGGCCATGCCCAGTTGCAGCACCACCACGAAGAGGATCGCCCAGATGCGCACGCGGGGGGTCGGCTTGATCTTCCTGAACGAGTCGACGCCGGTGAGGGTGGTGAGCTTGGCGCTGTAGATGTTCATCGCGATGACCGGCAGGAAGGCCAGGATGGTGACGGCCACCATCAGGGTGCCCAGCTGCGGTGCGAACCCGGCACCCACGGCATTGAGCGCGACCAGCACATCGGTGGCGTGCAGGTGTTCGGCCAGCCAGCCGCCAACGGCGATCATCCAGGCGCCGGACAGCGAAGCACCGAGGAACACCGCGAGGATCAGCTTGCCGCTGGAGGTGTTCTTCGGCAGGTAGCGCGAGTAGTCCGAGACGTAGGGTGCATAGGCGATGTTGTAGCTGGCGCCGGCGGCGAACTGGGCGACGAAGCCGACCCAGGTGAAGCCCAGGGCGACGGCCTCGGTGCCGCCCGCCGGAGCCGGCGCGGACTGGACCCAGCCCATCAGCACGGCAAGCGAGAGCAGCCCGTAGAGCGGCAGCGAGAGGAACAGCGACCACTTGAAGGTGCGGTGCATCCAGTCGTGGCCGAGGATCGCCAGCAGGGTCGCCGGCACCGTCACTGCCAGGGCCACCTGCATCGGTCCCCAGTGGAACAGCGTGTTGAGCCCCTGCATCATCAGCACCAGGTTGACGATGTTGAAGCCGGCGAAGACGAACAGGGTGGCGAACAGCACCAGGATGACCCCGCGATAACCGAACTGCGCGCGCGACTGGATCATCTGCGGCAGGCCCAGGTGCGGGCCCTGGGAGCCGTGGAAGGCCATGAACAGGGTGCCGAACATGATGCCGAGGGTGCCGGCGATCATGGTCCAGAGGGCGTTCAGGCCGACGCTGGGGCCAACGAAGCCGATGGTCATGGTGAAGAAGGTGAAGTTGCCGACGAACCAGAACGGGCCCTGGGTCGACAGTTTGTCGGTGCGCTCGTGCTCCTCGATGAAATCGATGGAGTGCCCTTCAATTTCCAAGCCGCGCGCGCCTTCGGCAAGGGGAGCTGACTGCGAATCTGCTTTCATGGTTCTCTCCGGATTGTTCTTGTATGGAGTCTCACCAGCAGGCACTGCACCTGAGATCGAGTCTGTTACGACCCGTGCTGCAGGTACAGCGCCCCGTGCATCAACGGTATGGCGATTTGCCAGGCGGCCCGATCAGGGCAAGGTGATCCACACCGCCTTGGTTTCCAGGAGGTAATCCAGCTGTTCCGATCCCATGTCCTTGCCGTAGCCGGACTGCTTGTAGCCGCCGAAGGGCATGCTCGGGTCGAGGGTGCTGTGGGCGTTGACGTAGACGGTGCCGGCACGCAGGCGTGGGATCAGGCC of the Pseudomonas sp. PSE14 genome contains:
- the betA gene encoding choline dehydrogenase, with translation MTNKYDYIIIGAGSAGCVLANRLSEDPRTSVLVLEFGGSDRSVIIQMPSAFSIPMNTRKYNWRYETAAEKHLDNRRLHCPRGKVLGGSSSINGLVYIRGHAYDFDEWESLGAKGWGYRNCLPYFKRAEGYKFGGDDYRGADGPLSTNNGNNMQNPLYGAWVEAGAEAGYIKTDDCNGYMQEGFGAMHMTVKNGVRWSTANAYLRPAMERPNLTVVTHAMSRRILLEGKRAIGVEYDQGGKTHTVYCNREVLVSSGPIGSPHLLQRSGIGPAAVLRKAGIEVLHDLPGVGESLQDHSEIYIQYACKEPVTLNGKMSLLGKALIGLRWLLFKDGLGASNHFEAGGFIRSSKGLRWPDIQFHFLPAAMRYDGDKPFKGHGFMILTGPNKPKSRGYVRVVSADPYQHPEIRFNYLESEEDREGFRRCVRLTREIIGQPAMDRFRGEELAPGPQVQTDEEIDAFVRANMESTMHPCGSCRMGEDELAVVDSELRVRGLQGLRVIDSSVFPTEPNGNLNAPTIMLAERASDLVRGREMLAPADVPVGVVGDWEEQQRSRAPVRQVRA
- a CDS encoding cytosine permease; translated protein: MKADSQSAPLAEGARGLEIEGHSIDFIEEHERTDKLSTQGPFWFVGNFTFFTMTIGFVGPSVGLNALWTMIAGTLGIMFGTLFMAFHGSQGPHLGLPQMIQSRAQFGYRGVILVLFATLFVFAGFNIVNLVLMMQGLNTLFHWGPMQVALAVTVPATLLAILGHDWMHRTFKWSLFLSLPLYGLLSLAVLMGWVQSAPAPAGGTEAVALGFTWVGFVAQFAAGASYNIAYAPYVSDYSRYLPKNTSSGKLILAVFLGASLSGAWMIAVGGWLAEHLHATDVLVALNAVGAGFAPQLGTLMVAVTILAFLPVIAMNIYSAKLTTLTGVDSFRKIKPTPRVRIWAILFVVVLQLGMAVTINASGSGLSVLNMYLVVMLYFLVPWTAVNLTDYFFVRKGRYAIPHFFLPNDNIYGHWGSRGLIAYLIGFVVMIPFFTLYNGTDEVFVGPLAKMIGGVDMAWLVGLIVSGVAYYLLCLSLDLAKEERLIRDIESTTPHFSTGKAW